A window of Colletes latitarsis isolate SP2378_abdomen chromosome 11, iyColLati1, whole genome shotgun sequence genomic DNA:
AACCTTGTTTTTTATCTGTCTATGAAAACACGTTAAAATCCGTGTATGAGTCATGCGCTCCCCTCTGCTAGGTCTCGTGCAATAACGGGATCACCTTCGCGTTGGAAGCTTCGTAAACATTTGTGAAGTATGCTACAGACTGTTCCATCGGAGAGTTGAACGTTGAACATTACAAAATTCATAAGTAAATGAATGACTTTGTGTTCTGTGTTTTTTGTACACGCAGTGTATGCTGAACGTTTGTGAAGGAGTGGGGATGGGGATGGAAGAACTTCCGAAGAAAGCTATTTAGTCGATGCATAGTAAGCTCCGTTGGTCAGTAGTGATTAAGCGAACGCTGCAAAACAACTGCTTTGAAAGATGTCCGTCGATGAGGTAAATTGTTATTCGTTTGTTTTTCGTGAATCGTATGTTTTTAATCAATCACGCTATCGTACAAAAACAATAAAAACGACGATCATTCATGATGAAATCGGTCTATATTATTTACTCAAGTTCGAAAAAGATATAATTGATTATAGCATCGTAACACAAACAAGTTCGattatatttaaacaaaataccgAATTATAATCAATCAATTGTATAATCTCTATTATTTATAAGAGTTTCCCATTTTATAAACAGTCGGTTAATACCATCGGAGTATTCGTAATTTTTAGAATTCGAATACGTTTATATTTATTGTACTAATATTTTTCGTGTTCCTTcgttattatataaataaaattaatacaaaatttattgAATTGTTATTGGAATAAATGTGCATACAGCATAAATGGATACAGTATTTGTAATGTTCGGGAATACAACCGCTGATAAGATTGTAATCTGAACGGTAATCTTTAAGCACCATGTTATCGATTAATATCGTGAAAATCGATCAGCAAAAAGACAAGAACGAATTTCTACAGAAAATAACTTGATGTATTCGattgtaataataatatatgtacatatattatGCACGTTTTGCGTAGTCATCCTAACTGAAAGGTCAAAATGTTAATTACGAGTGTGAATAAGGAATTACGAATAAAGTCTGAACTGTAATAATAAGATACTATATAGCTTTATAACATTACGACTGTTATGGTTTTGCAGAAATTCCAGGCAGCAGTGGACGGTGTGAAACTTCTCACTAAACGTCCCACGGACCAAGAATTTTTAGAACTTTACGGATTATATAAACAAGCGACGGAGGGCAACGTCAACACGCGTAAGTTACCCATTTCGTCCTGTGTttgaaaagaaatatattttcttgATTAACTTTAGCCACTATTCTATTTATAAAAATGATAATAAAGCTTTTTTTCTTGCACCATTTGTTTACAACTAAAATGTATCTCGTTACACATATGCATACGTTCGCCTGCCGGTCGTCCCGATGTATTTATAAGAACATAAATCAAGCGGTGATTACATTTAAATGTTTAATATCTATTACAAATACCATATCGTGCAGGATGTTCACGGATTGAATGGTCAaacttaaaatcaaaatttcggactttgaataataaataataattctccGGACGTATGCTCGTAGATGCTTTATATTTAAAACTATCGACTATATTGAAATATTAGTTTCGAATATAATAAGCAAACACGCACTTATACTTGTGAAAAAGATTaaacgttattttaaaaaattacagcTAGACCCGGTATGCTGGAATTGAAGGCGAAATTGAAATGGGACTCGTGGAAGTCGAAGGAGGACATGTCGCAAAACGATGCGAAAGAAGCATATGTTAAATTAGTTGAAACGTTGACggcaaaatataaataaaacgcTTAATTGTTATgttaatattatagtggatacagGGTTGTTAATGCATAGCAGGAGACAAGAATTAGTTGCAGAGGAAAGTTAAGAATACCtttatgaatgagaaatatgttgATTGActttttaattacaaaatatagTTACATATTTTCAAGTAAATAACTTGAATACCATTCGTTCATAACCTGAAACTATGTTAGGAGAAGAGATTCCTAATGCTTGTTACATTCtattaacaatattttggaATGAAAACAAGTCTTGTTCCTTAATTATCCATGTATGCAATATTACCAAATTTGGTGCATTATAGGGGATAATTGTATCAATGAACAAAAGATGTCACTATACAACCACCTTACTATTAGCACTTTTAGTACTTttactaaaaaatataatagataCTCTTGACTCTGAAGACTTGATTTATAAGAATGATATAATACCTGTAGGACAATAAACTATCCCCAGTACTATGATTATAATGTCTCAATTTAAGTTCAATATTATGTTTGGGAAACAACGACACAAATCTAGATCTGAAATTTAATTCTGAATTTGATTTATTTAAACTATGTCTGTATATTCACAGATAGTGAAATTAAACAAGGATTATTCACAGGGGCAAATGTATTTTTTCCCAGATTAGATTATTGTCTACCAATAACATGTATCATGAGGCTTCAGTTTTTATGGCAGAATGTATGGCAATTACTAAACCTATCATTAAAGGACTATAACAAATTCTATTTCATACATACAAATTCGTTAAGTGCAATTATTAGTATTAATAACACAGACTTGTCAATTAATATGATAAAG
This region includes:
- the LOC143348539 gene encoding acyl-CoA-binding protein homolog; translated protein: MSVDEKFQAAVDGVKLLTKRPTDQEFLELYGLYKQATEGNVNTPRPGMLELKAKLKWDSWKSKEDMSQNDAKEAYVKLVETLTAKYK